From Nitratidesulfovibrio vulgaris str. Hildenborough, a single genomic window includes:
- the ercA gene encoding alcohol dehydrogenase-like regulatory protein ErcA: protein MESARELRKFVAPEFVFGNGAARLAGRYVHNLGGTRCLVVTDPGVMRNGHADTVIGSLTAYGIAHAVFQDISPNPRDVEVQRGVEAYHREGCDAIVAVGGGSPIDCAKGIGIVASNGGSISLYEGVDAIPKPMPPLVCVPTTAGSAADVSQFAIITDTTRMVKIAIVSKAAVADVSLIDPSTTKSMSRDLTAATGIDTLTHAIEAFASNASGPITDMFALEAISLVNTHLPQVLADGDDDTAREGMALACLNAGLAFSNAILGAVHAMAHSLGGLLDLPHGECNAILLPFVVRRNFDAAPVRYARVANALGIDVGGTPATAIRDALFDRLMTLRTAAGFTRGLSAFGVTREQIGRLARLAVEDPCLATNPEALDIADIESLYAEAL from the coding sequence ATGGAATCCGCAAGGGAGCTTCGCAAGTTCGTCGCGCCGGAGTTCGTCTTCGGCAACGGCGCGGCCCGGCTGGCAGGTCGATATGTGCATAATCTCGGGGGTACCCGCTGCCTCGTGGTCACCGACCCCGGGGTCATGCGAAATGGACATGCCGACACCGTCATTGGCAGCCTCACCGCCTATGGCATAGCCCATGCGGTCTTCCAGGACATTTCGCCCAACCCGCGTGATGTGGAAGTCCAGCGCGGGGTCGAGGCCTACCACCGCGAAGGGTGCGACGCCATCGTCGCCGTGGGGGGCGGCAGCCCCATAGACTGCGCCAAGGGCATCGGCATCGTGGCAAGCAATGGTGGCAGCATCAGCCTCTACGAAGGGGTCGACGCCATCCCCAAGCCGATGCCACCCCTCGTATGCGTCCCCACCACCGCTGGCAGCGCAGCCGACGTCTCGCAATTCGCCATCATCACCGACACGACCCGCATGGTGAAAATCGCCATCGTCAGCAAGGCGGCTGTGGCGGATGTATCGCTCATCGACCCCTCGACCACGAAATCCATGAGCCGCGACCTCACGGCAGCCACGGGCATAGACACCCTCACCCACGCCATCGAAGCCTTCGCCTCCAACGCCAGCGGCCCCATAACCGACATGTTCGCGCTGGAAGCCATCAGTCTCGTGAACACGCATCTGCCGCAGGTGCTTGCAGACGGTGATGACGACACCGCCCGCGAAGGCATGGCACTCGCCTGCCTCAACGCCGGACTGGCCTTCTCCAACGCCATTCTGGGTGCTGTCCACGCCATGGCGCACAGCCTCGGCGGGCTGCTTGACCTGCCCCATGGCGAATGCAACGCCATTCTGCTGCCCTTTGTGGTGCGGCGCAACTTCGACGCAGCCCCCGTGCGGTACGCCCGAGTGGCGAACGCCCTCGGCATCGACGTTGGAGGCACCCCCGCCACCGCCATCCGCGACGCGCTCTTCGACAGGTTGATGACGCTGCGCACGGCCGCCGGGTTCACGCGCGGGCTTTCCGCCTTCGGAGTCACCCGTGAGCAGATAGGACGCCTTGCCCGCCTTGCCGTGGAAGACCCCTGCCTTGCCACCAACCCCGAAGCACTCGACATCGCAGACATCGAGAGCCTGTATGCAGAAGCCCTCTAG